A portion of the Gossypium arboreum isolate Shixiya-1 chromosome 8, ASM2569848v2, whole genome shotgun sequence genome contains these proteins:
- the LOC108470177 gene encoding uncharacterized protein LOC108470177: MDPRRTARTVSDPKVRQVGFFTPAPPERSISDPPRFQDPIQPPSPSPTQVNDQSPSGNSLSPVMIPPAHHHSDNFLRTALQATSPPKAFSYSAKTVTIPPENEDVASSFSPGRKVVSAKSPSSFPGVKASSVPASELTTVSVVNLPPGISEKAGGASVEVQNDRPVSAKTLKEKTSKAERRALQEAQRAAKAAAKAEGTKASSAASKVVTSANTKPSKATKPSSQKNDGSQVAASEKKGGDRAPEKDRKKDAPHPRMQYDDKSRVEKAKKRAVVKQTEARNRVELFRHLPQYEHGTQLPDLETKFFELDPMHPAVYKVGLQYLSGDIRGGNARCIAMFQAFKEAIKDYSTPPEKTLIRDLTARISSYVSFLIECRPLSISMGNAIKFLKNRIAKLPLALSESEAKSTLMLDIDRFINEKIILSEKVIVKHAVTKIRDGDVLLTYGASSVVEMILLHAHELGKHFRVVVVDSRPKLEGQLLLRRLVRKGLSCTYTHVNAVSCIMQDVTRVFLGASSVLSNGTVYSRVGTACVAMVAHAFRVPVLVCCEAYKFHERVQLDSICFNELGNPDAISKVQGREEINYLDGLVNQENLQLLNLIYDATPSDYVSMVITDYGMIPPTSVPVIVREYRRDHLWS, encoded by the exons ATGGACCCTCGCCGTACTGCTCGAACAGTCAGCGACCCGAAGGTCCGTCAAGTTGGGTTCTTTACACCGGCACCACCCGAACGTTCCATTTCGGATCCTCCACGTTTCCAAGATCCGATCCAACCTCCCTCTCCGTCTCCCACTCAAGTTAACGATCAGTCTCCCTCCGGCAACTCCCTCTCCCCCGTTATGATCCCTCCAGCACATCACCACTCCGACAATTTCCTTCGTACGGCTCTACAAGCTACATCTCCCCCGAAGGCGTTCTCGTATTCCGCCAAAACGGTAACCATTCCCCCTGAAAACGAAGATGTGGCTTCGTCGTTCTCGCCTGGTCGTAAGGTTGTTTCCGCAAAATCGCCATCCTCCTTTCCGGGCGTCAAGGCGAGTAGTGTACCCGCGAGTGAGCTTACCACTGTTTCAGTGGTTAATTTGCCTCCAGGAATTTCTG AGAAGGCTGGTGGAGCATCTGTTGAAGTTCAGAATGATCGACCTGTTAGTGCAAAGACATTGAAAGAGAAAACTTCTAAAGCTGAAAGACGTGCTCTGCAGGAGGCCCAACGAGCTGCCAAGGCTGCTGCAAAAG CTGAAGGAACTAAGGCATCAAGTGCTGCATCTAAGGTTGTGACCTCAGCAAATACAAAACCAAGTAAAGCAACAAAACCTTCTTCCCAAAAGAATGATGGTTCTCAAGTTGCAGCTTCTGAGAAGAAGGGAGGTGATCGTGCACCTGAGAAAGATAGGAAGAAAGATGCTCCTCATCCTCGAATGCAATATGATGATAAAAGCCGGGTAGAGAAAGCCAAAAAGCGTGCTGTTGTAAAACAAACTGAAGCTAGGAATAGAGTGGAACTGTTCAGGCATTTGCCTCAGTACGAACACGGAACACAGCTTCCTGATTTAGAGACTAAGTTTTTTGAACTCGATCCAATGCACCCTGCTGTGTACAAG GTTGGGTTGCAGTATTTGTCTGGGGATATTCGTGGTGGCAATGCACGTTGTATTGCGATGTTTCAAGCGTTCAAAGAGGCTATCAAAGATTACTCAACTCCACCAGAGAAAACTCTAATTAGAGACTTAACTGCAAGGATTAGTAGTTACGTTTCTTTCTTGATTGAATGCAGGCCACTCTCAATTAGTATGGGCAATGCAATTAAGTTTCTAAAGAATCGAATTGCAAAATTACCATTGGCTCTGTCTGAATCAGAAGCAAAATCTACGCTTATGTTGGATATTGATCGTTTCATAAATGAAAAGATCATCCTTTCTGAAAAGGTAATAGTCAAACATGCTGTTACAAAGATTCGAGATGGTGACGTTCTTCTCACATATGGTGCATCCTCTGTGGTTGAGATGATTTTATTGCATGCCCATGAGCTCGGCAAACACTTCCGTGTTGTAGTGGTCGACTCTCGCCCAAAGCTTGAAGGGCAACTCTTACTACGTAGGTTGGTGAGGAAGGGCCTTAGCTGTACATACACACATGTAAATGCTGTTTCTTGTATAATGCAAGACGTTACTCGAGTTTTTCTGGGTGCTTCATCGGTCTTGTCTAATGGAACAGTTTACTCGAGAGTTGGGACTGCTTGTGTTGCTATGGTTGCTCATGCATTCCGTGTACCTGTATTAGTGTGTTGTGAAGCATATAAATTTCACGAAAGGGTGCAGCTTGATTCCATATGTTTTAACGAGCTTG GTAACCCAGATGCCATTTCAAAGGTTCAAGGCAGAGAGGAGATTAACTACTTAGATGGTTTGGTCAATCAAGAAAATCTGCAGCTTCTGAATTTAAT CTATGATGCAACACCTTCAGATTATGTCTCCATGGTAATCACAGATTATGGCATG ATTCCACCCACAAGTGTGCCTGTCATTGTGAGAGAATATAGAAGAGATCACCTGTGGTCGTAG